A window of Sporichthya brevicatena contains these coding sequences:
- a CDS encoding TetR/AcrR family transcriptional regulator, which translates to MTVFAREGYQGTSIQDVAAEADVVTTAVYYHFSSKDELYEAALESVFRQLDEVVEEAREPEGELSFSRVMGAVWDWVENNPEPAKLLYHQLPGATANSLQIRQEFERRHIERMVDYLKAPSAPSNRRDAALRWTTLSLIMRSVFALGTNMHSLRLGDGPLAGHSEAALRKAYEEVSLSMMAAAEERS; encoded by the coding sequence GTGACCGTGTTCGCCCGGGAGGGCTACCAGGGCACGTCGATCCAGGACGTCGCCGCCGAGGCGGACGTCGTCACGACCGCGGTCTACTACCACTTCTCCAGCAAGGACGAGCTGTACGAGGCCGCGCTCGAGAGCGTCTTCCGGCAGCTCGACGAGGTCGTCGAGGAGGCCCGCGAACCGGAGGGCGAGCTGAGCTTCAGCCGCGTCATGGGCGCGGTGTGGGACTGGGTGGAGAACAACCCCGAGCCCGCGAAGCTGCTCTACCACCAGCTCCCGGGCGCGACGGCGAACTCGCTGCAGATCCGGCAGGAGTTCGAACGCCGCCACATCGAGCGGATGGTCGACTACCTCAAGGCCCCCTCGGCCCCGAGCAACCGGCGCGACGCCGCATTGCGGTGGACGACGTTGTCGCTGATCATGCGCAGCGTCTTCGCCCTCGGGACCAACATGCACTCGCTGCGACTCGGCGACGGCCCGTTGGCCGGCCACTCCGAGGCCGCCCTGCGCAAGGCCTACGAAGAGGTGTCGCTGAGCATGATGGCCGCGGCGGAGGAGCGGAGCTGA
- a CDS encoding histidine phosphatase family protein, with translation MSATPFINHLPAVLRDGTEVTRILFVRHGQQEPAPPGTLPQAWMDSPLTELGRAQARAVGEHLTGERLAAVASSDLQRARQTAEAIAAHHSLEVQAFPGLSEIDCYSGVPADVWPADHVGADAWVAAHETFAREGRWEVFGCGESGAALRDRAVAVVDSLVDKYPGESIAVVCHGGTINAYVSHWLGVAADMFFLPAHASVSVVLAAPDGRRAIESLNDRHHLSAADVLTY, from the coding sequence GTGAGCGCGACCCCGTTCATCAATCACCTCCCCGCCGTCCTGCGGGACGGGACCGAGGTGACGCGCATCCTCTTCGTCCGTCACGGCCAGCAGGAGCCCGCCCCGCCGGGCACGCTGCCGCAGGCGTGGATGGACAGTCCGCTCACCGAGCTCGGCCGCGCGCAGGCGCGTGCCGTCGGTGAGCACCTGACCGGCGAGCGCCTCGCGGCGGTCGCGTCGAGTGACCTGCAGCGGGCCCGGCAGACCGCCGAGGCGATCGCTGCGCACCACTCGCTGGAGGTCCAGGCGTTCCCCGGGCTGTCGGAGATCGACTGCTACTCCGGCGTCCCCGCCGACGTCTGGCCCGCCGACCACGTCGGCGCCGACGCCTGGGTCGCCGCCCACGAGACCTTCGCCCGCGAGGGTCGCTGGGAGGTCTTCGGCTGCGGGGAGTCCGGGGCTGCGTTGCGGGACCGCGCCGTCGCCGTCGTCGACTCCCTCGTCGACAAGTACCCGGGTGAGTCGATCGCCGTCGTCTGCCACGGCGGGACGATCAACGCCTACGTCTCGCACTGGCTCGGCGTCGCCGCGGACATGTTCTTCCTCCCGGCGCACGCCTCGGTTTCCGTGGTCCTCGCCGCCCCCGACGGCCGCCGGGCGATCGAGTCCCTCAACGACCGCCACCACCTCTCCGCCGCCGACGTCCTTACGTACTGA
- a CDS encoding TetR/AcrR family transcriptional regulator: MSTPPRRPAHRPSRRAVIVRTALELIAESQADAVTIADIAAAADMTPAAIYYHYASREAILIEGFQEVSKTYRAAIDAGVGRVQAGESVGVIAGEILTWAKSSPGARAYVLSGSGLSSAVEGVLRHDRIYAVEQFREAVKVARSSLKPAEYAVLAVALLSLIEAAVASMLTLDRARKGLSESRFRQEVESLAESIIHPPAA; this comes from the coding sequence GTGAGCACTCCGCCCCGCCGTCCGGCGCACCGGCCCTCGCGCCGCGCCGTCATCGTGCGCACGGCGCTGGAGCTCATCGCCGAGAGCCAGGCCGACGCGGTCACCATCGCCGACATCGCCGCCGCCGCGGACATGACGCCGGCCGCGATCTACTACCACTACGCCTCGCGCGAGGCGATCCTCATCGAGGGGTTCCAGGAGGTCAGCAAGACCTACCGGGCCGCCATCGACGCCGGGGTCGGCCGTGTCCAGGCCGGCGAGTCCGTCGGCGTCATCGCCGGCGAGATCCTCACCTGGGCGAAGTCCTCCCCCGGCGCCCGCGCGTACGTGCTCTCGGGCTCCGGCCTGTCCAGCGCCGTCGAGGGCGTCCTGCGCCACGACCGCATCTACGCCGTCGAGCAGTTCCGTGAGGCCGTGAAGGTGGCGCGGTCCAGTCTCAAGCCCGCCGAGTACGCGGTGCTCGCCGTCGCGCTGCTCTCCCTCATCGAGGCCGCCGTCGCGTCGATGCTCACCCTCGACCGCGCCCGCAAGGGTCTGTCCGAGAGCCGCTTCCGCCAGGAGGTCGAGTCGCTCGCGGAGAGCATCATCCACCCGCCGGCGGCGTGA